A single window of Granulicella sibirica DNA harbors:
- the hldE gene encoding bifunctional D-glycero-beta-D-manno-heptose-7-phosphate kinase/D-glycero-beta-D-manno-heptose 1-phosphate adenylyltransferase HldE, producing the protein MLPEHHAILNLLEGGFSNLKILVVGDLMLDRYIFGEVDRVSPEAPVPILRHARRYARAGGAANVAMNLAGLGCQAYLAGFWGSDADQVELAQILEAAQVDTLGVVSTPLPTICKTRIVGRNQQLLRLDIESRDPHPQLDIDRLQQRAVELVAKVHAVVLSDYAKGALTQPLCEAVIRAARASGIPVLADPKTPDFSKYTGATTVCPNLHELAAATGMPAHATAEILASAPRLLAEHDFDFLTVTMSDKGITVLNAEGSFHSPARAREVFDVSGAGDTVIATLAASLAAGLTVNAAVELANLAAGIVVGKVGTVPIASYELVAQLTPSSGVSSGAKILDLERLTNRIAEWRAAGETIVFTNGCFDLLHVGHITLLEDCHRFGSKLVLGLNADSSVCRLKGPTRPIVGEKERARVMAALASVDAVVLFAEDTPLELIRVLRPDVLVKGGDYTVESVVGHEDVLAHGGRVQIVPTVEGFSTTNIVRKLTVAHAEELVR; encoded by the coding sequence ATGTTGCCTGAACACCACGCCATCCTGAACCTTCTCGAAGGCGGGTTTAGCAATCTGAAGATCCTCGTCGTAGGCGATCTGATGCTCGATCGCTATATCTTCGGCGAGGTCGACCGCGTCTCTCCCGAAGCCCCCGTCCCCATCCTCCGCCATGCCCGGCGATATGCCCGCGCCGGAGGAGCTGCCAACGTCGCCATGAACCTTGCCGGCCTCGGCTGCCAGGCCTATCTCGCGGGCTTCTGGGGATCGGATGCTGATCAGGTCGAACTCGCCCAGATCCTCGAAGCCGCTCAGGTCGACACCCTCGGCGTCGTCTCCACGCCGCTCCCGACTATCTGCAAGACACGTATTGTCGGCCGTAACCAGCAGCTGCTCCGCTTGGATATCGAGAGCCGCGATCCTCACCCGCAACTCGATATCGACCGTCTCCAGCAGCGCGCCGTCGAACTCGTCGCCAAGGTCCACGCCGTCGTTCTCTCCGACTACGCCAAGGGCGCGCTCACCCAACCGCTCTGCGAAGCCGTCATCCGCGCCGCCCGGGCCTCTGGCATTCCTGTCCTCGCCGATCCGAAGACGCCCGACTTCAGCAAGTACACCGGCGCCACCACCGTCTGCCCTAACCTGCACGAGCTGGCCGCCGCCACCGGCATGCCCGCTCATGCCACCGCCGAGATCCTCGCGTCGGCCCCCCGCTTGCTCGCCGAGCATGACTTTGACTTCCTCACCGTCACGATGAGTGACAAAGGAATCACTGTCCTCAACGCCGAAGGCTCCTTTCATTCGCCAGCCCGCGCCCGGGAGGTCTTCGACGTCTCCGGGGCAGGTGACACGGTCATTGCCACGCTCGCCGCTTCGCTCGCAGCGGGCCTAACGGTCAACGCCGCCGTCGAACTCGCCAACCTCGCCGCAGGCATCGTCGTCGGCAAGGTCGGCACCGTTCCCATCGCCTCCTACGAACTCGTCGCGCAGCTCACCCCAAGCTCCGGGGTCAGCTCGGGCGCGAAGATCCTCGATCTCGAACGGCTCACCAATCGCATCGCTGAGTGGCGCGCCGCGGGCGAAACCATCGTCTTCACCAACGGCTGCTTTGACCTTCTTCACGTCGGCCACATCACGCTCCTTGAAGACTGCCATCGCTTCGGCTCGAAGCTTGTCCTCGGCCTCAACGCCGACTCCTCGGTATGCCGCCTCAAAGGACCCACCCGCCCGATCGTCGGGGAGAAGGAACGCGCTCGTGTGATGGCCGCGCTTGCCTCCGTTGACGCCGTCGTCCTCTTCGCCGAAGACACGCCCCTCGAACTCATCCGCGTTCTGCGACCTGATGTTCTCGTCAAGGGAGGCGACTATACCGTCGAAAGCGTCGTCGGCCACGAGGACGTTCTCGCCCACGGAGGACGCGTCCAGATAGTCCCCACCGTCGAGGGCTTTTCGACCACGAACATTGTGCGTAAGCTCACCGTGGCGCATGCGGAGGAATTGGTTCGATGA
- a CDS encoding glycosyltransferase family 9 protein: MSASAQEYATKVLVYRLGSLGDTVIALPALHLVARAFSQAERRMLTNLPVNVKAPAAAAVLENTGLIHGYFRYTVRTRGVLDILKLWWQLRRWKPDVLVYAAASRGIPAARRDALFFRLCGIRRLVGVPLTDDMQRQRFEAGLSQGGTLESEACRLVRNLSVLGESRFDDPASWSLHLTPSEHARAAEVLRPAEGHRLIAVSVGTKVQAKDWGRENWRALLARVAELYPEYAVALCGAPGESEASEFAAQGWREFSSSPVINLCGILSPRESAAVFARAVVFLGPDSGPMHLAASVQTTCVAIFAARNMPRVWYPWGDDHRVIRHKVDCEGCNLETCTVQNKKCLTSISVDEVLVQLVGVMPEPSGLVEMR, encoded by the coding sequence ATGTCTGCTTCAGCCCAAGAGTATGCAACGAAGGTCCTTGTTTACCGCCTCGGCAGCCTTGGCGATACAGTGATCGCACTCCCTGCGCTGCACCTCGTGGCGCGTGCGTTTTCCCAGGCGGAACGCCGCATGCTCACCAATCTTCCCGTGAATGTGAAGGCGCCTGCCGCAGCCGCTGTGCTTGAAAACACTGGCCTCATTCACGGATACTTCCGCTACACCGTGAGGACGCGCGGTGTTCTGGACATCCTCAAGCTATGGTGGCAGCTCAGGCGCTGGAAACCGGACGTCCTTGTCTACGCCGCAGCTAGTCGTGGGATTCCCGCAGCCAGGCGTGACGCTCTCTTCTTCCGTCTCTGTGGCATCCGCCGGCTCGTCGGCGTTCCGCTCACCGACGATATGCAGCGGCAACGTTTCGAGGCCGGCCTCAGCCAGGGAGGCACGCTCGAATCCGAGGCCTGCCGTCTCGTCCGCAATCTTTCGGTGCTTGGCGAATCCCGCTTCGACGATCCCGCAAGCTGGAGCCTTCATCTCACTCCATCCGAGCACGCCCGCGCAGCGGAGGTTCTCCGTCCAGCCGAAGGCCATCGTCTGATCGCCGTCAGCGTCGGCACCAAGGTCCAGGCGAAAGACTGGGGCCGCGAGAACTGGCGAGCACTCCTCGCCCGCGTCGCCGAACTCTATCCCGAGTACGCCGTGGCCCTCTGCGGTGCCCCGGGCGAGTCCGAGGCAAGCGAGTTTGCCGCACAGGGCTGGCGCGAGTTCTCGTCTTCGCCTGTGATCAACCTCTGCGGCATCCTCAGCCCCCGCGAGAGCGCCGCCGTCTTCGCCCGAGCCGTCGTGTTCCTCGGCCCCGACTCCGGCCCCATGCACCTGGCCGCTTCCGTCCAAACCACGTGCGTCGCCATCTTCGCCGCCCGCAACATGCCCCGGGTCTGGTATCCATGGGGAGACGACCATCGCGTCATCCGCCATAAGGTCGATTGTGAGGGGTGCAACCTCGAAACCTGTACGGTGCAGAACAAGAAGTGTCTGACCAGCATCAGCGTGGATGAGGTCCTGGTTCAGCTCGTCGGCGTGATGCCCGAGCCATCGGGCCTCGTCGAAATGCGATGA
- a CDS encoding cupin domain-containing protein — translation MSSLNRRDLVAALAALTVTRSTAEAQAIVPPGETVLATPKVFSYEDLPVKKNPNRSETRPVLQGTLPTGEAIELHETVLAVGGTPNPPHQHRQSDIILIRKGTIAFEHDGKAEHAGPGAVIFVGSETMHTVRNVGEEPAEYFVIVIGREAQKQLV, via the coding sequence ATGAGTTCCCTGAACCGCCGAGACCTCGTCGCCGCTCTCGCCGCACTGACCGTTACCCGTTCCACAGCCGAAGCCCAGGCTATCGTCCCACCCGGCGAGACCGTGCTCGCCACCCCAAAGGTCTTCTCCTACGAAGACCTGCCGGTCAAGAAGAATCCCAACCGCAGCGAGACCCGCCCGGTCCTCCAGGGTACCCTCCCCACCGGCGAGGCGATCGAACTCCACGAGACCGTCCTCGCCGTCGGCGGGACACCGAACCCTCCGCACCAGCACCGCCAGTCCGACATTATCCTCATCCGCAAAGGCACCATCGCCTTCGAGCACGACGGCAAAGCAGAACACGCCGGCCCCGGAGCAGTAATCTTCGTGGGCTCCGAAACCATGCATACCGTCCGCAACGTAGGGGAAGAACCAGCCGAATACTTCGTCATCGTCATCGGTCGCGAAGCCCAGAAGCAGCTCGTCTAA
- a CDS encoding ATP-grasp domain-containing protein, whose translation MLLTVDKLRDADWPRSSLTELFTMPEGRAPLEILATVMGIVRQHRIDRVVALDEFDLEAAALIREHMRLPGMGESATRFFRDKLAMRTRARESGVPVPAFTGVFFHHACYEFMMANPGPWLLKPRTSASAIGIKKIEDPSQLWPALEELGDLQSHYVLETFLPGEVYHVEGVTWKGELLAATPFKYGAPPMQTMHQGGIFSTRALSPSSPDYDAILAVHRDVLAALGMVSGVTHTEFIRSHADGRFYFLETAARVGGAYIADVVEFAKGINPWVEWARIEASLAKETEYVLPLLGRAFAGSVICLARQQDPDTSSFTDEEIVLRLHKHHHAGLILRSDSAERVEALVNDYTNRFVDQFLAIEPVPEKPTA comes from the coding sequence ATGCTCCTCACCGTCGATAAGCTGCGAGACGCTGATTGGCCGCGCTCTTCGCTGACCGAACTCTTCACCATGCCCGAAGGCCGCGCACCCCTTGAAATACTCGCCACCGTCATGGGCATCGTGCGCCAACACCGAATCGATCGAGTCGTCGCGCTCGATGAGTTCGACCTTGAAGCCGCCGCCCTTATCCGCGAGCACATGCGGCTTCCGGGAATGGGCGAGTCCGCCACCCGGTTCTTCCGTGACAAGCTCGCCATGCGTACCCGCGCCCGTGAGTCCGGAGTCCCCGTCCCCGCGTTTACGGGAGTTTTCTTCCACCACGCCTGCTATGAGTTCATGATGGCGAACCCTGGCCCCTGGCTGCTCAAGCCGCGCACGAGCGCCTCCGCGATCGGAATTAAGAAGATCGAAGATCCCAGCCAGCTCTGGCCCGCCCTCGAGGAGTTAGGCGACCTGCAGTCTCACTACGTCCTTGAGACCTTCCTGCCCGGAGAGGTCTATCACGTCGAGGGGGTCACCTGGAAGGGCGAGCTCCTCGCCGCGACGCCATTCAAATACGGTGCGCCTCCCATGCAGACGATGCACCAGGGAGGCATCTTCAGCACACGTGCTCTCTCGCCGTCTTCACCGGACTACGACGCAATCCTCGCCGTCCATCGCGACGTTCTCGCCGCTCTCGGCATGGTGTCGGGTGTCACCCACACCGAGTTCATCAGGTCTCACGCCGACGGCCGCTTCTATTTTCTCGAGACTGCCGCCCGCGTCGGCGGGGCGTACATCGCGGATGTCGTCGAGTTCGCCAAAGGGATCAACCCGTGGGTCGAATGGGCGAGAATCGAAGCCTCCCTGGCGAAGGAAACCGAGTATGTTCTGCCTCTCCTCGGCAGAGCCTTCGCCGGGAGTGTCATCTGTCTCGCCCGCCAGCAGGATCCCGATACCAGCAGCTTCACCGACGAGGAGATCGTTCTGCGGCTCCACAAGCACCATCACGCCGGCCTGATCCTGCGCTCTGACTCCGCCGAGCGCGTCGAAGCTCTGGTCAACGACTACACCAACCGCTTCGTCGACCAATTTCTCGCGATCGAGCCAGTCCCGGAAAAGCCTACCGCATAG
- a CDS encoding gluconeogenesis factor YvcK family protein, whose translation MERANQIGKPLRVVAIGGGTGLSTLLRGLKRFVPTPPGAQPLSDSRCAEGPCLISDLAAVVTVTDDGGSSGRLREDMGMLPPGDVRNCMVALSEDEHLLSKLFQFRFGQGDLQGHSFGNLFVAALTHITGDFAQAVQMSSQILATRGRIYPATNDNVTLAAMMDDGSLVRGETNITASKHRITELMIEPETAHPLPETLEAIAHADLITLGPGSLFTSLITNLLVRGVPEAMAASSAVRVYVCNLMTQANESLGLTASQHVEKILQHSGTTKDPIFDYALINTAPISATLREQYAREGQTPIEADLARIRSLGVEPIVGNFVHEGDVLRHDYDYVAERLLELGQKKRMPSVAGIR comes from the coding sequence TTGGAGAGAGCGAATCAGATTGGTAAGCCGTTGCGCGTAGTTGCGATTGGCGGAGGAACGGGCCTTTCGACGCTTCTTCGTGGGTTGAAGCGATTTGTGCCGACTCCTCCGGGAGCGCAGCCGCTGAGCGACTCGCGGTGCGCGGAAGGTCCTTGCCTCATCAGCGATCTCGCCGCGGTCGTGACCGTGACCGACGATGGTGGATCTTCGGGACGGCTGCGGGAAGATATGGGAATGCTTCCGCCGGGCGATGTGCGCAACTGCATGGTCGCGCTGTCGGAGGATGAGCATCTGCTGTCGAAGCTCTTTCAGTTCCGCTTCGGACAGGGCGATCTGCAGGGACACAGCTTCGGCAACCTCTTCGTCGCGGCTCTCACGCATATTACGGGCGACTTCGCGCAGGCGGTGCAGATGTCGTCACAGATCCTGGCGACGCGTGGAAGGATCTATCCGGCGACGAACGACAATGTGACGCTCGCGGCGATGATGGATGATGGCTCGCTCGTCCGGGGCGAGACGAACATTACGGCGAGCAAGCATCGGATCACCGAGCTCATGATCGAGCCGGAGACGGCGCATCCGCTTCCGGAGACGCTCGAAGCGATCGCGCATGCTGACCTGATCACGCTCGGCCCTGGATCTTTGTTTACGTCGCTGATCACCAACCTTCTGGTGCGTGGAGTTCCGGAGGCGATGGCCGCTTCTTCGGCGGTTCGGGTGTACGTGTGCAACCTGATGACGCAGGCGAATGAGTCGCTTGGCCTGACTGCGTCACAGCATGTGGAGAAGATCCTCCAGCATTCCGGAACGACAAAGGATCCGATCTTCGACTATGCGCTGATCAATACAGCCCCGATCTCGGCTACACTGCGCGAGCAGTATGCGCGTGAAGGACAGACGCCGATCGAGGCGGATCTGGCGAGGATTCGATCGCTCGGGGTTGAGCCGATCGTGGGAAATTTCGTTCACGAAGGCGACGTGCTGCGTCACGATTACGACTATGTGGCGGAACGTCTGCTGGAACTCGGGCAGAAGAAGCGCATGCCCAGCGTCGCCGGAATTCGATAA
- a CDS encoding DUF4254 domain-containing protein, with amino-acid sequence MGQRLLPDAESLLRLHDEAMERWHTVEADVSQADEQNVTKLTEGSVIELILKQHRANFDLWHKEDEARDPNAADAEIAEVKRAIDALNQRRNDLTESIDHLLCTSLAQPAQATLHSETPGMMLDRLSILGLKVYHTREETTRETATEKHREKNRARLALLTEQRDDLAMCLDMLMLQIGRGERRFKVYRQMKMYNDPDLNPVLYRKGHS; translated from the coding sequence ATGGGACAGCGTTTACTGCCGGATGCGGAGAGCCTCCTCCGCCTGCATGACGAGGCAATGGAACGGTGGCACACAGTTGAAGCGGACGTGTCGCAGGCCGATGAACAAAACGTCACGAAGTTGACTGAGGGTAGTGTGATCGAGCTGATCCTGAAACAGCATCGCGCGAACTTCGACCTCTGGCACAAGGAGGACGAGGCGCGCGACCCGAACGCCGCGGACGCGGAGATCGCGGAAGTGAAGCGGGCGATCGACGCCTTGAATCAGAGGCGGAACGATCTGACCGAATCAATCGATCACCTGCTATGCACAAGCCTTGCTCAGCCGGCACAGGCCACGCTGCATTCAGAGACTCCAGGAATGATGCTCGATCGGCTCTCGATCCTCGGGCTGAAGGTGTACCACACGCGCGAGGAGACAACGCGGGAGACGGCGACCGAGAAGCACCGGGAGAAGAACCGCGCGCGCCTTGCTTTACTGACCGAGCAGAGAGACGATCTGGCTATGTGCCTCGACATGCTGATGTTACAGATTGGCAGAGGGGAAAGACGCTTCAAGGTCTACCGGCAGATGAAGATGTACAACGATCCAGATCTAAATCCCGTGCTCTATCGTAAAGGGCATAGCTGA
- the rlmN gene encoding 23S rRNA (adenine(2503)-C(2))-methyltransferase RlmN, with the protein MQVTTNSSPVKSRALFGWILEDLAELMRSLDQPAYRAAQLHDALYRQRIASLDQITTLPVAIRERLIAEGYSVGLPEIAQTARSIDGTERYLIRLADGETVETVWMPGGDGGERGDGTPAAAEEENETPATVADDYKRATICISSQVGCAVNCQFCLTARLGIRRNLTAGEIAGQLAIVLNRHNVEVGRDRINLVFMGMGEPFLNYANFMDSVRLLTGAMRIPESRMTVSTSGIIPSIELFANETVRPKLAVSLNASNDEVRESIMPITRKWNIENLLAAVAKVPLRTKERVTFEYVLLKGLNDQLTHARELVRLVGQMRAKINLIVWNPGPDMPFDQPADNDVAAFQKHLRDNNIPAYIRRPRGRDIYAACGQLKRTVEAAPLVSIAI; encoded by the coding sequence ATGCAGGTCACGACAAACAGTTCGCCGGTGAAGTCCCGGGCCCTTTTCGGTTGGATCCTCGAGGACCTCGCCGAACTGATGCGGTCGCTCGACCAGCCCGCCTACCGCGCCGCTCAGCTTCATGACGCACTCTACCGCCAGCGCATTGCGTCCCTCGACCAGATCACAACCTTACCCGTCGCTATCCGCGAGCGCCTCATCGCCGAGGGCTACAGCGTAGGTCTCCCCGAGATTGCCCAGACCGCGCGCTCCATCGATGGCACCGAACGCTATCTCATCCGCCTCGCCGACGGCGAGACCGTCGAAACCGTCTGGATGCCGGGAGGCGACGGAGGTGAGCGTGGCGACGGAACGCCGGCAGCCGCCGAGGAAGAGAACGAAACTCCCGCAACCGTGGCCGACGACTACAAGCGAGCAACGATCTGCATCTCCAGCCAGGTCGGCTGCGCCGTGAACTGCCAGTTCTGCCTCACCGCCCGCCTGGGCATCCGCCGCAACCTCACCGCCGGCGAGATAGCCGGGCAGCTCGCCATCGTCCTCAACCGTCACAATGTCGAGGTCGGTCGCGACCGCATCAACCTCGTCTTCATGGGCATGGGCGAGCCGTTCCTGAACTACGCCAACTTCATGGACTCGGTTCGTCTGCTCACCGGCGCGATGCGCATCCCCGAATCCCGCATGACCGTCTCGACCTCCGGAATCATCCCGTCGATCGAGCTCTTCGCCAACGAGACCGTTCGTCCCAAACTCGCCGTCAGTCTCAACGCCTCGAACGACGAGGTCCGCGAGTCCATCATGCCCATCACGCGCAAATGGAACATTGAGAACCTTCTCGCGGCCGTCGCCAAGGTTCCTTTGCGCACAAAAGAACGCGTCACCTTCGAGTACGTTTTGCTCAAGGGCCTCAACGACCAACTCACCCACGCCCGCGAACTCGTGCGCCTGGTGGGCCAGATGCGCGCCAAGATCAACCTCATCGTCTGGAACCCGGGCCCGGACATGCCCTTCGATCAGCCCGCCGACAATGATGTAGCCGCCTTCCAGAAGCATCTGCGCGACAATAACATTCCCGCCTACATCCGCCGTCCGCGTGGACGCGACATCTATGCCGCCTGCGGCCAGCTCAAGCGCACCGTCGAAGCCGCGCCCCTGGTCTCGATCGCAATCTGA
- a CDS encoding tetratricopeptide repeat protein yields the protein MAQTKTVTASATKRPPRTLAGTLPTSADESRVHALKMYEAALRLMQEGKYEQAHVAFEKMLATSPADLAHSIRMYVNACMQQVAKRKTEFLSEEEHFDYAVSLLNNGHYEDAREEFRAILADNNSADYAFYGLAVLASMTGEAHTCLEHLTEAIRLNAKNRIQARSDSDFQDMADDPRFTELLYPES from the coding sequence ATGGCCCAGACGAAGACGGTAACTGCATCTGCAACAAAACGACCGCCGCGCACCCTGGCGGGAACTCTCCCCACATCGGCTGATGAGTCGCGTGTTCACGCTCTCAAGATGTATGAGGCCGCGCTCCGCCTGATGCAGGAGGGTAAGTACGAACAGGCTCATGTGGCCTTCGAGAAGATGTTGGCGACGAGTCCGGCTGACCTTGCGCACAGCATCCGGATGTATGTGAATGCATGCATGCAACAGGTGGCGAAACGCAAGACCGAGTTCCTGAGCGAGGAAGAGCACTTCGACTACGCAGTCTCCCTGCTGAATAATGGACATTATGAGGACGCGCGGGAGGAATTTCGCGCGATACTTGCCGATAATAACTCCGCAGACTACGCGTTCTACGGTCTGGCTGTGCTGGCGAGCATGACGGGAGAGGCACATACGTGCCTCGAACACCTGACGGAGGCAATTCGGCTGAACGCGAAGAATCGGATCCAGGCACGATCGGACTCCGACTTCCAGGACATGGCTGACGATCCGCGGTTTACCGAACTGCTCTACCCAGAGTCCTAA
- the rfaD gene encoding ADP-glyceromanno-heptose 6-epimerase has translation MIIVTGGAGFIGSNLIHELNAIGKRNILVVDNLAPAPHLSGPKFLNLQGAQYDDYMDKLDFLEAVTEGDFDETEIAAIFHQGACSNTLEDDGRYMMHNNFDYSKALMHFAVEHEIPFIYASTAATYGRSTVFKEFPENERPLNVYGYSKLVFDNYLRHRMDDIDSTVVGLRYFSVYGPREQHKGRMSSVIHHFSKQLRDTGTIRMFEGSGGYADGEQRRDFVFVKDLCRMNLHFAGMLPDSPKRSVQAVVNAGTGHARTFKDVAAALMSIQGEGKIEYIPFPGDLKNRYQHYTEADIASLRAAGYHSAFTSLEDGIRATFKEEPLA, from the coding sequence ATGATCATCGTCACCGGAGGGGCAGGCTTCATCGGAAGCAACCTCATCCACGAGCTCAACGCCATCGGCAAACGCAACATCCTCGTTGTCGACAACCTCGCTCCCGCGCCGCATCTCTCCGGGCCCAAATTCCTCAACCTCCAGGGCGCGCAGTACGACGACTACATGGACAAGCTCGACTTCCTCGAAGCCGTCACGGAAGGTGACTTCGACGAGACGGAGATCGCTGCCATCTTTCACCAGGGCGCATGCTCCAATACCCTGGAAGACGATGGCCGCTACATGATGCACAACAACTTCGACTACTCGAAGGCCCTGATGCACTTCGCGGTCGAGCACGAGATCCCTTTCATCTATGCCTCGACCGCCGCGACCTACGGCCGGAGTACCGTCTTCAAAGAGTTCCCCGAGAATGAGCGCCCACTGAACGTTTACGGGTACTCCAAACTCGTCTTCGACAACTATCTCCGTCACCGCATGGACGATATCGACAGCACCGTCGTCGGCCTGCGTTACTTCAGCGTCTACGGTCCCCGTGAGCAGCATAAAGGCCGCATGTCGTCCGTCATCCACCACTTCTCGAAGCAACTCCGGGATACCGGAACGATCCGCATGTTCGAGGGCTCCGGAGGTTACGCCGATGGCGAGCAGCGCCGTGATTTTGTCTTCGTGAAGGATCTCTGCCGCATGAACCTACACTTCGCCGGAATGCTTCCCGATAGCCCGAAGAGATCCGTCCAGGCCGTTGTCAACGCAGGCACCGGTCATGCCCGCACTTTCAAAGATGTTGCTGCAGCTCTCATGAGCATTCAAGGAGAAGGGAAGATCGAGTACATCCCTTTTCCCGGCGACCTCAAAAATCGCTATCAGCATTACACCGAAGCCGACATTGCCAGCCTTCGGGCGGCGGGCTACCACTCCGCCTTCACTTCACTCGAAGATGGCATCCGAGCCACCTTCAAAGAAGAGCCTCTCGCTTGA